From the Toxoplasma gondii ME49 chromosome VIIa, whole genome shotgun sequence genome, one window contains:
- a CDS encoding hypothetical protein (encoded by transcript TGME49_206695) — protein MKDFKTQKRRVSQFVSSGVPCGSLKPSSLSITSSARRKSSTPLTRYAFTEPFCSSLLGSRHLFWELRDSSTLKKTQLLGILPFCHSPLFQN, from the exons ATGAAGGACTTtaaaacgcagaaaagacgCGTTTCTCAATTTGTTTCGTCGGGGGTACCGTGTGGCTCTCTCAAACCTTCAAGTCTTAGCATCACGTCGTCTGCTCGAAGAAAAAGCTCGACGCCGTTGACGCGCTACGCTTTCACG GAACCGTtctgttcgtctcttctcggctcTCGGCATTTGTTCTGGGAGCTCAGGGACTCCAGCACTCTTAAGAAGACTCAGCTTCTCGGTATCCTCCCTTTTTGCCATAGCCCTCTGTTCCAAAACTGA
- the GAPM2B gene encoding glideosome-associated protein with multiple-membrane spans GAPM2B (encoded by transcript TGME49_206690~Product name based on PMID:19561073.~Predicted trans-membrane domain (TMHMM2.0):95-118:132-155:215-238:252-272:273-296) yields the protein MYSLGVEGDETLPVQQAFVSSASMEGYNRAPTGQNSTGPQGSGSFDFGEQLTKQLTRSINENLRPPANFDETPRGENHSPFIYFFTSALLRTGSCLQAACLLLMCLFYVGFGGGGLFVFDEFAGPESVRMSDAFHLITAILMIGYLIGTFAIALFQLFVADSSKWTRGFRSGSKTISCAVTLDVVSGCLRVTQYIHAYFFSSVQWWAKYQRTQSDWGLYHFSSTLHAFALVTYGVGFFLMESYHDQGTYEEYAWSMLGLYTTAGLAELFMVYTGYGAFFTLLLVAALMVTVSWAFQFEPLLEKWSPDLHSRNLNENMLPFDKVGNKSETSGPYTHQATMGTAAYGSGRCLTGEFRVEEMPSMQRSASVLGRQQTGGISESAAVGVPLSTFSTSMPGANDMPTTYDYSTLQQQIATSGLEPGLVRSL from the exons ATGTATTCTCTAGGCGTCGAAGGGGACGAAACTCTGCCGGTCCAGCAggcgtttgtctcttcggCCAGCATGGAGGGCTACAACAGAGCCCCTACAGGGCAGAACAGTACGGGACCGCAAGGAAGTGGTTCTTTTGACTTCGGAGAGCAGCTGACGAAGCAGCTGACCCGATCCATCAATGAAAACCTGCGTCCCCCGGCTAACTTTGACGAGACTCCGCGAGGCGAGAATCACAGCCCGTTCATTTATTTTTTCACATCCGCTCTACTCCGAACCGGATCGTGTCTTCAGGCGGCTTGCCTGCTTCTCATGTGCCTCTTCTACGTCGGCTTCGGCGGAGGCGGGCTGTTTGTTTTCGATGAGTTCGCTGGACCTGAATCCGTGCGTATGTCCGACGCCTTCCACCTTATCACGGCGATACTGATGATCGGGTACCTCATAGGCACATTCGCCATTGCACTCTTCCAACTGTTCGTCGCGGATTCCAGCAA GTGGACTCGCGGTTTCCGATCGGGTTCGAAGACGATTTCTTGTGCGGTGACGTTGGATGTCGTCTCGGGATGCCTCCGGGTGACGCAGTACATCCACGCGtatttcttctccagtgttCAGTGGTGGGCCAAGTACCAGAGAACCCAGTCCGACTGGGGCCTCTACCATTTCTCCAGCACCTTGCATGCCTTTGCCCTCGTCACGTACGGTGTTGGCTTTTTTCTGATGGAAAGCTACCATGACCAAGGCACCTACGAGGAATATGCGTGGAGCATGCTGGGTCTTTACACAACTGCAGGTCTGGCAG agctTTTCATGGTGTACACCGGATACGGGGCATTTTTCACTCTTCTCTTGGTGGCCGCCCTCATGGTTACAGTGAGCTGGGCTTTCCAGTTTGAACCACTACTGGAAAAATGGTCCCCCGATCTTCACTCCCGCAACTTGAATGAGAACATGCTTCCTTTCGACAAGGTCGGAAATAAATCGGAAACATCGGGCCCCTACACCCACCAGGCTACTATGGGAACCGCTGCATATGGAAGCGGACGATGCCTGACCGGGGAGTTTCGCGTTGAAGAAATGCCCAGCATGCAGCGGAGCGCTAGCGTCTTAGGCAGGCAGCAGACGGGAGGCATTAGCGAGTCCGCTGCTGTGGGCGTACCTCTCTCTACTTTTTCTACCTCTATGCCAGGGGCCAATGATATGCCCACAACCTATGACTACTCAACTCTGCAGCAGCAAATTGCCACCAGTGGGCTTGAACCGGGACTTGTGCGCAGCTTATGA
- a CDS encoding hypothetical protein (encoded by transcript TGME49_206680) — translation MADYRPCLHQAINLHAGRLVSSYSSFLDCCSVNEEGNLCGMSVDNFLLKLQVFAIIHSSRSLLTLAADCAVNATLHDTERLCSLLTESKRKLRHRIAELKSADIGSETSDSASGLSGGDTQQQRRDRMRSTEDETEKTIGYGDTDETVSFEEPRAAAACPFFKSGEERQIFAFDDLLGSFFHQRGQNDSPAKQSLNMTHVGKVAVSEEQRLEVDLK, via the exons ATGGCGGATTACCGACCCTGCCTTCACCAAGCGATCAATCTTCACGCTGGTCGTCTCGTATCCAGCTATTCGTCCTTTCTCGACTGCTGCAGC GTGAATGAAGAGGGGAACCTATGTGGCATGTCCGTCGACAACTTCCTTCTCAAGCTTCAGGTGTTTGCCATT ATTCACTCCAGCCGATCGCTGCTGACGCTGGCGGCAGACTGCGCGGTAAACGCCACTCTGCATGACACGGAGCGTCTTTGCTCTTTACTGACAgagtcgaagaggaagctCCGCCACCGCATTGCGGAGCTGAAGAGCGCAGATATTGGTAGCGAAACGAGCGACAGTGCTAGCGGACTTTCCGGGGGAGACACACAGCAACAACGCCGCGACCGTATGCGAAGCACAGAAgatgagacagagaagactaTAGGATACGGTGACACTGATGAGACTGTTTCTTTCGAGGAACCACGTGCGGCTGCAGCCTGTCCGTTTTTTAAGAGTGGGGAAGAACGTCAAATTTTTGCTTTCGACGATTTGCTTGGCAGTTTTTTTCATCAACGGGGTCAAAACGATTCACCCGCGAAACAGTCACTCAATATGACACATGTAGGGAAAGTCGCCGTATCCGAAGAGCAGAGATTGGAGGTGGACTTAAAGTAA